One Coprobacter fastidiosus genomic window, CCGTATTTTGGATATTATATTTTGAAATACCAAAATAAAGAATCTTTTACAGCCAAAGAGATCGAAAAATGTTTTGCAGAAACTCACATTACACCTTATAGCAACATTTCGGCATATCTCTCGAAAGAAAAGAAAGCTAAACATATGTTATCTCATAAAAACGGAGGATATATTCTAACTAGAACCGTTGAAAATCAAATATCTAATACCATAGGAGAAGTAAAGGTGAATGAACCATCTGGGAATTTATTTCCCCTTGAGTTATTTAATAACACACGCACATATTTGCAGAAAACAGCTAAGCAAGCTATATTATGTTACGATTATCAAATATATGACGCTTGTTTGGTTATGATTAGACGATTGATAGAGACTTTGATAATAGAATTGTATGAACGATTTGAGATAAAAGAGCAAATACAAGATACAAAAGGGAACTATTTGTTTTGTTCTGACTTAATAGACAGGTTATTATCTGAGAAAAAGTTATGGACAATCGGTCGCAATTCAGCTAAAGCTCTCCCTGATATTAAAACAAAAGGCGATTTAAGTGCACATAATAGACGATTTAATGCAATTAAAACTGATATCGATACTATTAAGGTTGGTTTGAGAGTAGTTTTAGAAGAACTTGTCCATCTAATAAACTATGAACAGTGGAATGCTAGCAAAAAAAAGTAAGTATATGCTAACCGAATCTCAAAACATAGAATTCAAAGAGTCTTGGCGCGACGAATACCAGAAATGGATTTGTGGTTTTGCCAATGCACAAGGCGGTATCCTTTATGTGGGCGTAAAGGATAATGGCGAGGTGTGCGGTGTGCATGATGCCAAGAAACTGATGGAAAACATTCCGAACAAGGTGCGCGACATGATGGGTATCTTGTTGGATGTCAATCTGAAAGAGAAAGACGGGAGGGCTTATCTGGAGATTGTGACGGAGGCTTATCCTTATCCCGTCAGTTTCCGTGGCAAGTATTATCAACGGAGCGGTGCGACCAATCAGGAACTGAAAGGGGCGGCACTCGACCGCTTTATGCTTCGTAAACAAGGAAAGACATGGGACGGTGTGCCTGTACCTTATCTGAAAGCGGAGGACTTGGACAACGCCACGTTTGATTTGTTCCGCAAGTATGCCAAACGGAGCGGACGCATGGAGGAAGCGGACTTAATGGACGATAATCATGGACTGTTGGAGAAGCTCCGACTTTATGAAGGCAGTTACTTGAAACGTGCTGCTGCCTTACTATTCCATCCCGACCCGGAAAAGTATGTGACCGGAGCGTTTGTAAAGGTCGGCTTCTTCCGTGAAGGTATGGATTTGGTGTATCAAGACGAAGTGCATGGCAATCTGTTCCAGCAAATTGTGAAGTTAATGGACTTGCTGTGTACTAAATACATGAAAGCCGTCATTACTTACGAAGGCATCCATCGGATAGAGACATTGCCTATACCTCGTGAGGCGCTGCGTGAGGCGTTATTGAATGCTTGCATCAACAAAGACTATGCAGAACCTTCTCCCATTCAAATCCGTGTGTATGAAAACAAGTTGGAGATAATAAACGGTGGAGTATTGCCCGAAGGTTGGACTGTGGAAACCTTATTGTCCTCACATCGGAGTATGCCTTACAACCCTGATATTGCCAATACGTTCTTCCGTGCAGGTGAGATTGAGGCGTGGGGGCGCGGCATCGAGCGTATTATTATGGCTTGTAAGAATGACGGATTCTCCACGCCGGAATTCCGTTATGATGCTTCGGGTATCTGGACAACGTTCAAGTTTGAATACCCGGAAAGGGCTACGACCCAATACGACCCAGAAACGACCCAAAAGAACGACCCAGAAACGACCAGAGACCGACCAGAAACCGACCAGCAAAAGCAAGAAAACGTCATTCTTGAACTAATTAAAGAGAATCCTTATATACAAAGAAAAGAATTAGTAAGTCGCTTAGGCATACATGAAAGTAGCGTAAAACGTCGGTTGGCTTCACTCCAAAAAAAGGGGATAATCAGACATGTCGGTCCGAATAAAGGCGGTTATTGGGAAGTCCAAAAAGGATTTTGAACCAAGGTGGAGAAGTTTTCATGATTACATGCCTGACTTTCAAAAGAAAGCAGTATATTTGTAATTGATAAAGGAAACCTCCACGCAATCTGTCGCAGAACGC contains:
- a CDS encoding ATP-binding protein — translated: MLTESQNIEFKESWRDEYQKWICGFANAQGGILYVGVKDNGEVCGVHDAKKLMENIPNKVRDMMGILLDVNLKEKDGRAYLEIVTEAYPYPVSFRGKYYQRSGATNQELKGAALDRFMLRKQGKTWDGVPVPYLKAEDLDNATFDLFRKYAKRSGRMEEADLMDDNHGLLEKLRLYEGSYLKRAAALLFHPDPEKYVTGAFVKVGFFREGMDLVYQDEVHGNLFQQIVKLMDLLCTKYMKAVITYEGIHRIETLPIPREALREALLNACINKDYAEPSPIQIRVYENKLEIINGGVLPEGWTVETLLSSHRSMPYNPDIANTFFRAGEIEAWGRGIERIIMACKNDGFSTPEFRYDASGIWTTFKFEYPERATTQYDPETTQKNDPETTRDRPETDQQKQENVILELIKENPYIQRKELVSRLGIHESSVKRRLASLQKKGIIRHVGPNKGGYWEVQKGF
- a CDS encoding DUF4145 domain-containing protein, whose product is MMTLEEFIIRIDNFLSLKSSEQIPYFGYYILKYQNKESFTAKEIEKCFAETHITPYSNISAYLSKEKKAKHMLSHKNGGYILTRTVENQISNTIGEVKVNEPSGNLFPLELFNNTRTYLQKTAKQAILCYDYQIYDACLVMIRRLIETLIIELYERFEIKEQIQDTKGNYLFCSDLIDRLLSEKKLWTIGRNSAKALPDIKTKGDLSAHNRRFNAIKTDIDTIKVGLRVVLEELVHLINYEQWNASKKK